The Mycobacterium paragordonae genome includes a region encoding these proteins:
- a CDS encoding 3-oxoacyl-ACP synthase III family protein: MTRHWLVMETDGQGARAPYVARLAGAGRHLPETRLTTDDLMASTRHHTHIDLEKLTGIRERRVSTGEEDSLSLATAAALNCLATAQQDPADIDVVISCSITKFRGGLTQWLEPTMSGAVARNVGAYRAMTFDVSNACAGMLTGVTILNNWIRQGIVRRGLVVSGEYISQLSQNAAKHIRNIMSKELACLTLGDAGAALLLERAPAGSAGIELAGFTTVADYSRLCLAYPQGHDPGARMFTNSRAIQKAAIANTPLLLHEVLDTVGISIHDIDHVITHQTSARAIRKGMTRMKESFGDSPQHDAVITVDRYGNTASTTHTVALVEELEAGRILAGERVALLALASGLEIGVVLVTLDEDLVSRYGHSD; this comes from the coding sequence GTGACACGGCACTGGCTGGTGATGGAGACCGATGGCCAGGGCGCCAGGGCGCCCTACGTCGCCCGGCTGGCAGGCGCCGGCCGGCACCTCCCCGAGACCCGCTTGACCACAGACGATTTGATGGCCTCCACCCGCCATCACACGCATATCGATCTGGAGAAGCTGACCGGTATCCGTGAGCGCCGGGTGTCCACCGGCGAAGAGGATTCGCTGTCCCTGGCCACGGCGGCGGCGCTGAACTGCCTGGCTACCGCACAGCAGGATCCCGCCGACATCGATGTCGTGATCAGTTGCAGCATCACGAAGTTCCGCGGCGGCCTCACCCAGTGGCTGGAGCCGACCATGAGTGGCGCGGTGGCCCGCAACGTCGGGGCGTACCGGGCGATGACCTTCGACGTGTCCAACGCGTGCGCCGGAATGCTCACCGGGGTAACGATTCTCAACAACTGGATCCGCCAGGGCATCGTACGGCGCGGTCTGGTGGTCAGCGGCGAATACATCTCGCAACTCAGCCAGAATGCGGCCAAGCACATCCGCAACATCATGAGCAAGGAACTGGCCTGCCTGACGCTTGGGGACGCCGGCGCGGCCCTGCTGCTGGAACGGGCCCCGGCCGGTTCCGCGGGCATCGAACTCGCCGGCTTCACCACGGTCGCCGACTACAGCCGGCTCTGTCTCGCCTATCCGCAGGGCCACGACCCGGGTGCGCGGATGTTCACCAATTCGCGCGCCATTCAGAAGGCCGCGATCGCCAACACGCCGTTGCTGCTGCATGAAGTGCTTGACACCGTGGGTATTTCGATCCACGACATCGACCACGTGATCACCCACCAGACCTCGGCCCGTGCCATCCGCAAGGGGATGACGCGGATGAAGGAGTCGTTCGGTGACAGTCCGCAGCACGATGCGGTGATCACCGTCGACCGGTACGGCAACACGGCGTCGACGACACACACGGTGGCTCTGGTCGAGGAACTGGAGGCCGGCCGGATCCTGGCCGGCGAGCGGGTGGCGCTGCTGGCGCTGGCATCCGGCCTGGAGATCGGAGTGGTCCTGGTGACCCTGGACGAGGATTTGGTGAGCCGCTATGGGCACAGTGATTGA